From Mya arenaria isolate MELC-2E11 chromosome 1, ASM2691426v1, a single genomic window includes:
- the LOC128236245 gene encoding heat shock 70 kDa protein 12A-like has translation MASYNWTQKSNLFMLSPDRSRIFDDNIRRKTRSVVAAIDFGTTYSGYAYSFPDLNKTDPFKIYANADWTDGSRMLTPKAPTVVLFDKARRFHSFGYNAETKYNDLAYEDEHKGWRYFRRFRTTIFQNNRLSPHTEIDDEQGQKMLALDVFAAAIQFLKDHLLTRLRDIRTYVLPTDIDWVLTVPAIWEDEAKKFMTIAANQAGIPGDQLTLVYEYEAAAVYCKGIKDLSKDGGQASESFGAGSKFMVIDLGDTADIIVHEVQHDGKLVALAAISGGPWGGILVDRQLEKFLIDLFGKDVIDKFSEDCKPDKLDMDRMVEVKKTTDKFIKGFKLYRELKNKDFDKSLLETDFSQTVSNTRDKLHVANTVFLDMFKESKEKVINHVEAQLKHTDLGNVKTIMMVGGFSESEIMQEAIKERFEDKGYEVIVPEQAGLAVVKGAVLYGYKPDSFCSGKMPFTYGFADYEPRKTRLVVAAIDFGTAYSGYAYSFLDEYKKDPFKIYANADWSDGTGLVTPKAPTIVLFDKAKRFHSFGYKAETKYNDLANGDEHKGWRYFKRFKMTLFQNNRLSLRTQIDDEQGQKMLALDVFAAAIQFLKDHLLARLKNRSNDFRPTDIDWVLTVPAIWEDAAKQFMIIAADQAGIPGDQLTLAYEPEAAAVFCKEIKVDLSTEGNQASELKSFSEGSKFMIIDLGGGTADITVHEVQNDRTLAALAAPSGGPWGGTLVDGQLDKFLIGLFGKDVIDKFSEDCKPDKLDMDRMVEIKKRQIDSSSDKVHIKLPNELFDLYRELNNKDFDKSLLETDFSQTVSKTRDRLHVANKIFLDMFKESKEKLINHVEAQLRRTDLRNVKTIMMVGGFSESEIMQEAIKERFKDKGYEVIVPEQAGLAVVKGAVIYGHNPDSICSRKMPFTYGISTAVPFEDNLHARVHRYVRADGKEMCEDIFKTFTVKGEKVVPRKTSAKHTFQSPAAGNTRVTVEVYKSVEDTPPMYTTDCKRVGELVLHTRSCQVDQKALINVKMMFGGTKVSVEAQEQGTMGMNKVEAEFDWLKN, from the exons ATATACGCGAATGCTGATTGGACAGATGGATCGCGAATGCTGACGCCAAAAGCACCGACTGTTGTGTTGTTTGACAAAGCAAGGCGGTTTCATTCATTTGGATACAAT GCCGAGACAAAGTATAACGATCTCGCGTATGAAGATGAACACAAAGGATGGCGGTATTTCAGAAGATTCAGAACgacaatttttcaaaacaat CGGCTAAGTCCCCATACTGAAATTGATGACGAACAAGGCCAGAAAATGTTAGCGTTAGATGTATTTGCAGCCGCCATACAGTTCTTGAAGGACCATTTGTTAACACGCCTGAGAGATATTAGAACCTATGTGCTTCCAACCGATATTGACTGGGTTCTAACAGTGCCTGCCATTTGGGAAGACGAGGCGAAAAAGTTTATGACAATTGCAGCAAATCAg gcAGGTATACCGGGCGACCAGCTTACTCTTGTCTATGAATATGAGGCTGCTGCTGTCTATTGCAAAGGGATTAAAGATCTATCAAAGGATGGGGGTCAAGCTTCTGAATCTTTTGGAGCGGGATCCAAGTTCATGGTTATCGATCTTGGAG aTACAGCCGATATAATCGTACATGAAGTGCAACATGACGGGAAGCTGGTTGCTCTAGCTGCGATATCGGGTGGTCCTTGGGGTGGAATCTTGGTTGACAGACAGTTGGAGAAGTTTCTCATTGACCTTTTTGGTAAAGACGTCATTGACAAATTCTCGGAAGATTGTAAACCTGACAAATTAGACATGGACAGAATGGTTGAAGTAAAAAAAACGACAGATAAATTCATCAAGGGA TTTAAGCTGTATAGGGAGTTGAAGAACAAAGACTTCGATAAATCACTGTTGGAAACTGATTTTAGTCAAACAGTTTCCAATACACGGGACAAGCTACACGTTGCGAATACTGTTTTCTTGGACATGTTCAAAGAGTCGAAAGAAAAAGTCATCAATCACGTGGAAGCACAACTGAAGCACACTGATCTGGGAAATGTAAAAACGATCATGATGGTTGGTGGATTTTCTGAATCGGAAATCATGCAAGAAGCAATAAAAGAAAGGTTTGAAGACAAAGGGTATGAAGTTATCGTTCCGGAACAAGCAGGCTTGGCTGTGGTAAAAG GTGCCGTGCTGTATGGTTACAAGCCTGATTCATTCTGTTCTGGAAAGATGCCCTTTACTTACG GATTTGCTGATTATGAGCCGAGAAAAACGCGTTTAGTTGTTGCAGCTATTGACTTCGGTACAGCATATTCCGGCTACGCGTATTCCTTCCTTGATGAATACAAGAAAGACCCATTTAAG ATATACGCGAACGCTGATTGGTCAGATGGAACAGGATTGGTGACGCCAAAAGCTCCGACTATTGTGCTGTTTGACAAAGCGAAGCGGTTTCATTCCTTTGGATATAAA GCCGAGACGAAGTATAACGATCTTGCGAATGGAGATGAACATAAAGGATGGCGGTATTTCaaaagatttaaaatgacattgtttcaaaacaat CGACTAAGTCTCCGTACTCAAATTGACGACGAACAAGGCCAAAAAATGTTAGCGTTAGATGTATTTGCAGCCGCTATACAGTTCTTGAAGGACCATTTGCTAGCACGCCTGAAAAATAGGAGCAACGATTTCCGTCCAACCGATATTGACTGGGTGCTGACAGTACCTGCCATTTGGGAAGATGCAGCAAAACAGTTCATGATAATTGCAGCAGATCAG gcAGGTATACCGGGCGACCAGCTCACTCTTGCCTACGAGCCGGAGGCTGCTGCTGTCTTCTGCAAAGAGATTAAAGTTGATCTCTCAACGGAAGGAAATCAAGCTTCTGAACTTAAGTCTTTTAGCGAGGGATCCAAGTTCATGATTATAGATCTTGGAG GAGGTACAGCCGATATTACCGTACATGAAGTGCAAAATGACAGGACACTGGCCGCTCTAGCTGCGCCATCGGGCGGTCCTTGGGGTGGAACCTTGGTTGACGGACAGTTAGACAAGTTCCTCATTGGCTTATTTGGAAAAGACGTCATTGACAAATTCTCGGAAGATTGTAAACCTGACAAATTAGACATGGACAGAATGGTAGAAATTAAAAAACGACAGATAGATTCATCAAGCGATAAAGTTCATATCAAACTACCAAACGAACTATTCGACTTGTATAGGGAGTTGAACAACAAAGACTTCGATAAATCACTGTTGGAAACTGATTTTAGTCAAACAGTTTCCAAGACACGGGACAGGCTACATGTTGCGAATAAAATCTTCTTGGACATGTTCAAAGAGTCGAAAGAAAAACTAATCAATCACGTGGAAGCACAACTGAGGCGCACTGATCTGAGAAATGTGAAAACGATAATGATGGTTGGTGGATTTTCTGAATCGGAAATCATGCAAGAAGCAATAAAAGAAAGGTTTAAAGACAAAGGGTATGAAGTTATCGTTCCGGAACAAGCAGGCTTAGCTGTGGTAAAAG GTGCCGTGATTTATGGTCATAATCCTGATTCAATCTGTTCCAGAAAGATGCCTTTTACTTATG GTATCAGTACTGCTGTTCCATTTGAAGACAACTTGCACGCCAGAGTACATCGATACGTGCGAGCAGATGGAAAAGAAATGTGTgaagatattttcaaaacgtttACTGTGAAAGGGGAAAAAGTTGTTCCCAGGAAAACTTCAGCCAAACATACTTTCCAATCACCCGCTGCAGGCAACACGCGCGTAACAGTTGAAGTATACAAATCGGTGGAAGATACTCCTCCAATGTATACGACCGATTGCAAAAGAGTAGGGGAACTAGTGTTACACACAAGGTCCTGCCAGGTGGACCAGAAAGCTTTGATAAACGTGAAGATGATGTTTGGAGGAACAAAGGTCTCGGTGGAGGCACAAGAGCAGGGTACAATGGGAATGAACAAAGTTGAAGCTGAATTTGACTGGTTAAAGAATTAA
- the LOC128236230 gene encoding heat shock 70 kDa protein 12B-like has translation MALFDWILDNFFLMPSPPPSRRIVNNEQRKKLVVAAIDFGTTYSGYAYSFLDEYKKDPLKIYANADWSDGSGMVTPKAPTVVLFDKAKQFHSFGFEAETKYNNLANDDEHKGWRYFRRFKMTLFQNNRLSRRTKIDDEQGQKMPALHVFAAAIQFLKDHLLARLRNRSNDLLPTDINWVLTVPAIWEDAAKQFMTIAAEKAGIPSDQLSLAYEPEAAAVFCKHINFTLSTAGGQAAELEPFGAGSKFMVINLGGGTADITVHEVQYDGTLAALAAPSGGPWGGTLVESQLDKFLIGFLGISTAVPFDYNKHSVVHKYTRSDGIEVCEDIFKTFILKGDTVAPEKKSAEHTFNSPTAGNTQVTVEVYKSGDDTPPMYSSDCRRVGELVLQTRSCQMGQKALIKVKMMFGGTKDSVEAQEQGTLGMNKVEAKFDWLKN, from the exons ATGGCGTTGTTTGACTGGATACTAGACAATTTTTTCCTCATGCCTTCCCCGCCTCCTAGTCGAAGAATTGTTAATAATGAACAGAGAAAAAAGCTGGTAGTTGCAGCTATTGACTTCGGTACAACATATTCTGGCTACGCGTATTCCTTTCTGGATGAATACAAGAAAGACCCATTAAAG ATATACGCGAACGCTGATTGGTCAGATGGATCGGGAATGGTGACGCCAAAAGCCCCAACTGTTGTGCTGTTTGACAAGGCGAAGCAGTTTCATTCCTTTGGGTTCGAA GCCGAGACGAAGTATAACAATCTCGCGAATGATGATGAACATAAAGGCTGGCGGTATTTCAGAAGattcaaaatgacattgtttcaaaacaat CGGCTAAGTCGCCGTACAAAAATTGATGACGAACAAGGCCAGAAAATGCCAGCGTTACATGTATTTGCAGCCGCTATACAGTTCTTAAAGGACCATTTGCTAGCACGCCTGAGAAATAGGAGCAACGATTTGCTTCCAACTGATATTAACTGGGTGCTGACAGTACCTGCCATTTGGGAAGACGCAGCAAAACAGTTCATGACAATTGCAGCAGAAAAG GCTGGTATACCGAGCGACCAGCTCAGTCTTGCCTATGAGCCGGAGGCTGCTGCtgttttctgcaaacatattAACTTTACTCTATCAACGGCGGGAGGTCAAGCTGCTGAACTGGAACCTTTCGGTGCGGGATCCAAGTTCATGGTTATAAATCTTGGAG GAGGTACTGCCGATATTACCGTTCACGAAGTGCAGTATGACGGGACGCTGGCCGCTCTCGCTGCGCCATCGGGCGGGCCTTGGGGTGGAACCTTGGTGGAGAGTCAGTTGGACAAGTTCCTCATTGGGTTTTTGG GCATCAGTACTGCTGTGCCGTTTGACTACAATAAGCATTCCGTAGTGCACAAATACACGCGATCAGATGGAATCGAGGTGTGTgaagatattttcaaaacgtttattttgaaAGGAGACACAGTTGCTCCCGAGAAAAAGTCCGCCGAACACACTTTCAACTCACCTACTGCAGGCAACACGCAAGTAACAGTTGAAGTATACAAATCGGGGGATGATACTCCTCCAATGTATTCTTCCGACTGCAGAAGAGTAGGGGAACTAGTGTTACAGACAAGGTCCTGCCAGATGGGCCAGAAAGCTttgataaaagtgaaaatgatGTTTGGAGGAACGAAGGATTCGGTGGAGGCACAAGAGCAGGGTACACTGGGAATGAACAAGGTTGAAGCTAAATTTGACTGGTTAAAGAATTAA